One Diospyros lotus cultivar Yz01 chromosome 1, ASM1463336v1, whole genome shotgun sequence genomic window carries:
- the LOC127810567 gene encoding pentatricopeptide repeat-containing protein At4g37170-like, whose protein sequence is MRIEGVRADEYTHAAIMNEFASRSQCGLVGSALLLLEEMHDPDIVSWTTVISGFSNNWCVKEAFWSFKKMQLANIKPNSFTLEVVISACADSSAFQKGKQFHGHVIVGSAIVHMYSKCGEMEDALRVFENMPERDIASWNGIICGFAQNGEATKALKLYDELLLSEPSVIAPNDVTFIGVLNTYSHGGLVREDIITSLTRLIDT, encoded by the exons ATGCGCATTGAAGGAGTTCGGGCCGATGAGTATACTCATGCTGCGATTATGAATGAATTTGCTTCCCGCTCGCAA TGCGGTTTGGTTGGCTCGGCTTTGCTACTGTTGGAAGAGATGCATGACCCAGATATTGTTTCTTGGACGACAGTTATTTCTGGATTCTCAAATAATTGGTGTGTGAAGGAAGCCTTTTGGTCATTTAAAAAAATGCAGTTAGCCAATATCAAGCCAAATTCGTTCACTTTAGAGGTTGTGATCAGTGCTTGTGCCGATTCTAGTGCATTTCAAAAGGGTAAacaatttcatggccatgtTATTGTGGGAAGTGCCATTGTACATATGTATTCAAAGTGTGGTGAGATGGAGGATGCACTCAGGGTATTTGAGAACATGCCTGAGAGAGACATTGCTTCTTGGAATGGAATTATATGTGGATTTGCCCAAAATGGTGAAGCCACGAAGGCACTCAAGCTGTATGATGAGTTGTTGCTATCTGAACCGTCTGTCATTGCCCCAAATGATGTCACGTTTATTGGCGTGCTTAACACATATAGTCACGGTGGATTGGTAAGAGAGGATATAATTACTTCACTGACACGATTAA